The sequence TATAATTAAATATATCATTAACGTATTGATATTCGGACCGAGCGCAAGAATAAATGTGGGGAACGCCATTACAAATGTGCCGATTATCATCATGTTATAAGTGTTTCTTTTTGTCGTCAAAGCCGCAACCATGGGCGTTAAGATGAAGATAAGTATCGGATTCAGATTAACAAAAAATTCAAAGTTGTCCTGAACGAATCCTTCGAAAGCTCTGCTTGTATAGAGAGGCAACGTAAGCCAGTTATGAGCGAACAACGTCTGCACCGGAATCAATATGAAAATAAAATAGAGGAAACGAAAATCGCGCAGAGGGAAATTTTTAACGTAAAATTGCACTTTTTCTTTGAAAGTCATATTCTTCAATTCGTCGTCGTCTTCTTCCTCTTCGTTTTTATTTTGGGAAGCTTCCGCTACGGCTTTCTCGTAAGCATTTTTCGTTATGACGAAATAGACGATAAAAATGCCCACCACGGTCAGCGCCACATAAACCCAGAAGACGCCGAGAATTCCGTAAGCTTTTCTAACGGGAGGCGAGATCAAACCCGGCAGAAAACCGCCCAGGTTCATTAGAGCGTATAACATGGCGTATCCCATTGCGGCTGTTTTTTCGTCGGTCAATTTTTTTACTCCTGCGTAACATGCCGGTTGATAAATTCCATAGCCGATGATGATGCCGAGTATTCCGACCATCGAAAGAATATGCGCCGAGCCCCACAATCCTGGCTCTCCCACCGTGGGCGACACAGTTAATATTATTCTGCCTACGAGCATAGCCGAGAGCGCAATCAACAAGGATTTTCTCAATCCGATCCAGTCGACTGTAGCGCCCAGAAATAACATGCTCAGCGTAATGCCGGCTGTCAAAAATCCGACCATATTTCCCGCTCTTATGTCGTCCAGACCGATATATTCATTAAAGTAGATTGCAAGCAATCCGACAATTCCGAAATAGGTTAGTCCTTCGAGCATATAGGATAAATTCAATCCGAACAAAGCTCTCGAAGTATGGAGCAGATCTTTGAACGGTTGAGTTATCTCTTTCAATGTGTTTTTCAGTAGATTATTCTCCTGAGACATATTGACCT comes from Melioribacter roseus P3M-2 and encodes:
- a CDS encoding MFS transporter, with translation MSQENNLLKNTLKEITQPFKDLLHTSRALFGLNLSYMLEGLTYFGIVGLLAIYFNEYIGLDDIRAGNMVGFLTAGITLSMLFLGATVDWIGLRKSLLIALSAMLVGRIILTVSPTVGEPGLWGSAHILSMVGILGIIIGYGIYQPACYAGVKKLTDEKTAAMGYAMLYALMNLGGFLPGLISPPVRKAYGILGVFWVYVALTVVGIFIVYFVITKNAYEKAVAEASQNKNEEEEDDDELKNMTFKEKVQFYVKNFPLRDFRFLYFIFILIPVQTLFAHNWLTLPLYTSRAFEGFVQDNFEFFVNLNPILIFILTPMVAALTTKRNTYNMMIIGTFVMAFPTFILALGPNINTLMIYLIIMTIGEAMWQPRFLQWVAEIAPKNMTGIYMGIGQFPWFLTKIVTSLYSGWFLMKYCPADTPHSQMNTETMWFIYGLIAILSPLGLLLAKKWMMKGFKVKHEG